A single genomic interval of Zobellia nedashkovskayae harbors:
- a CDS encoding toxin-antitoxin system YwqK family antitoxin, whose translation MKSILPLLFLVFTIQITAQQDTLYFDADWHRTEKANASFFRPLPLEKEGDLYHVKDYFISGNIQMDGYWSNLEDEINQGKIQWYHENGQLLESRHYTNGKLNGESLVYSQNGFLRAKGEYRNDEGWEGTFIHPCCFNGYIPIYKEGKRIGQQIFYEDSDQLAQQKLQQNDSIDIALYFDKKGNKIGENQYINGNIKNGMLATFFINKEDDALGLEDYMHFKNGKLNGEYATFSDDGKLFSKVDYKDDQPYNGTVFNYSNLKTYANGKLEGEEIGYSRKKEAITRGINKDGEHWDGEFVDSYENKISSYKEGRLDGKQTSFYSDSLKQVKAYDHIKNNDKNGESAFYLQDGKEVAKGIYKDHKPWNGTFYNPYSLSFSSFKDGKKHGMFTQYNYEGEVVEQQAYENDLLTGKVKSNLIDGDICECIYKKGNPYTGQVCDNYTKTHYKKGLIVKIDNFNFDYKNDTLVFTGSTTYENGIVSAQSIIAKGKTYALTFKNELPYNGVHYVAYNEEITTYKNGIKEGVFLEQDENNRDLTISGIYKKNQRHGLIEFYEKDLDRKTTCIYKKGKPIKGTVIYDHTFTTYKNGLKQGIEKEITETRLEEVIGRQAEYDKGIILTESYPHLKDSKGEIAKGVYKNGKPYNGDFFKFDPILASFTHYENGKIFGAQYVGFNDYQTLVVVDSMQYKSGRPYQGRFMEHTEDRLHFHEYQNGKLVKTIVTKEDLNQKIRNTVIYTDTGFTVAERDSDLVMFRGTYLNEEQTKAKVEVYTDVNVSAGTLEYDKNKITTIGINYHEARYDINYSLVDSKLVITLKKEGILLKAYPSLKHINQFTYKNFLNPEELFVDGEVTMYSYVDNKLLATGVILNNDFYDGEHIRYDKSSKTYSYFKYEKGERLTWETSLTKEALLKLLGK comes from the coding sequence ATGAAAAGCATACTCCCCCTACTCTTTTTAGTTTTTACTATCCAAATAACGGCACAACAAGACACGCTCTATTTTGACGCTGATTGGCATAGAACCGAAAAAGCTAATGCATCGTTTTTTAGACCGTTACCACTAGAAAAAGAGGGTGATCTGTATCATGTAAAAGACTATTTCATAAGCGGAAACATTCAGATGGATGGCTATTGGTCAAACCTTGAAGATGAAATTAATCAAGGAAAAATACAATGGTACCATGAAAATGGTCAGCTTTTAGAAAGTAGGCATTACACTAATGGTAAACTTAACGGAGAATCATTGGTCTACTCCCAAAACGGATTTTTAAGAGCCAAGGGCGAATATAGAAATGATGAAGGTTGGGAAGGTACTTTTATTCACCCATGCTGTTTTAATGGTTACATACCCATTTACAAAGAAGGTAAGCGTATTGGTCAGCAAATATTTTATGAAGACTCCGATCAACTAGCGCAACAGAAATTACAACAGAATGACAGTATTGATATAGCATTATATTTTGATAAAAAAGGAAATAAAATAGGGGAAAATCAATATATAAATGGAAATATAAAAAACGGAATGTTAGCCACATTTTTCATCAATAAAGAAGATGATGCCTTAGGTTTAGAAGACTATATGCATTTTAAAAATGGAAAATTAAATGGTGAGTATGCTACTTTTTCTGACGATGGTAAATTGTTTTCAAAAGTCGATTATAAAGATGACCAACCTTATAACGGAACTGTCTTTAACTACAGTAACTTAAAAACATATGCCAACGGAAAATTAGAAGGTGAGGAAATAGGATATTCAAGAAAAAAAGAAGCAATCACTAGAGGAATAAACAAAGATGGAGAACATTGGGATGGTGAATTCGTAGATAGTTATGAAAATAAAATTTCTAGTTACAAGGAAGGCAGGTTAGATGGCAAACAAACTTCATTTTATTCGGATAGCTTGAAGCAAGTGAAGGCATATGACCATATTAAAAATAATGATAAAAACGGGGAAAGCGCCTTTTACTTGCAAGATGGTAAAGAAGTGGCAAAGGGAATCTACAAGGACCATAAACCTTGGAACGGAACTTTTTATAATCCCTACAGTTTGTCTTTTTCTTCATTTAAGGATGGAAAAAAACATGGAATGTTTACTCAGTATAACTACGAAGGTGAAGTTGTAGAACAACAAGCATATGAAAATGATTTACTTACTGGAAAGGTCAAAAGTAATCTTATAGATGGAGATATTTGCGAATGTATTTATAAAAAAGGGAATCCGTACACGGGTCAAGTTTGTGACAACTATACCAAAACGCACTATAAAAAAGGGCTTATTGTTAAAATAGACAATTTCAATTTTGATTATAAAAATGATACTTTAGTTTTTACTGGTAGCACCACTTACGAAAACGGAATTGTTAGCGCACAATCTATTATTGCAAAAGGTAAAACCTATGCATTAACCTTTAAAAATGAACTACCGTACAACGGTGTTCATTACGTAGCTTATAATGAAGAAATTACCACCTATAAAAATGGAATTAAAGAAGGTGTTTTTTTAGAGCAAGACGAAAACAATCGAGATTTAACTATTAGTGGTATTTATAAGAAAAATCAACGCCATGGATTAATTGAGTTCTATGAAAAGGACTTAGACAGGAAGACCACTTGTATCTATAAAAAAGGGAAACCTATAAAGGGTACCGTTATATATGACCATACGTTTACAACCTACAAAAACGGTCTAAAACAAGGGATTGAAAAAGAAATCACTGAAACAAGGCTCGAAGAAGTTATAGGCAGACAGGCAGAATACGATAAGGGAATTATTTTAACCGAATCATACCCTCACTTAAAAGATTCAAAAGGAGAAATTGCCAAAGGCGTGTACAAAAATGGCAAACCATATAATGGTGATTTTTTTAAATTCGATCCTATACTAGCCTCATTCACCCATTATGAGAATGGGAAAATATTTGGAGCGCAATACGTAGGTTTTAACGATTACCAAACCCTAGTAGTTGTAGATTCTATGCAATATAAATCTGGTAGACCGTACCAGGGCAGGTTTATGGAGCATACAGAAGACAGGTTGCATTTTCACGAATACCAAAACGGAAAACTTGTTAAAACAATAGTAACAAAAGAGGATTTAAATCAAAAAATACGAAATACGGTTATCTATACGGATACCGGATTTACGGTTGCAGAAAGAGATTCAGATTTAGTGATGTTCAGAGGTACATATTTGAATGAAGAACAAACGAAAGCAAAAGTTGAAGTATACACTGATGTTAATGTGTCAGCAGGCACACTAGAATATGATAAAAATAAAATAACTACAATCGGCATTAATTATCATGAAGCGCGCTATGATATCAATTATTCATTAGTTGATTCTAAATTAGTTATCACCTTGAAAAAAGAAGGAATATTATTAAAGGCATATCCTAGTTTAAAACATATTAATCAGTTTACATACAAAAATTTCCTTAACCCAGAAGAGCTTTTTGTTGATGGTGAAGTAACCATGTATTCTTATGTAGACAATAAGCTTTTAGCAACAGGTGTAATTCTTAACAATGATTTCTACGATGGTGAACATATTCGTTATGACAAAAGCAGTAAAACCTACAGCTACTTTAAATATGAAAAAGGAGAGCGTTTAACTTGGGAAACTAGCCTAACCAAAGAAGCCCTTTTAAAGTTATTAGGCAAATAA
- a CDS encoding toxin-antitoxin system YwqK family antitoxin gives MNIKNQFLLLLVFCSITNLIAQKDTLYFNLKWNKTDKSNAAFFRLVPLEKKGDLYNVKDYYINGNLQMQGYWSNLEKETLHGKITWYFEDGTKSIESVYNNGLLDGTNTIYKKGGQVSSRGVYKNNKPYSGSFIVYRLLQTYANGILNGEEISYAENGKIATRGINKNGKRFSGEFANTQTEKTTYTDGKNDGFTTAYYDLNFSQKKQKYAISNGLKEGEEISYYEDGKEKARGINKAGMSYNGSFYNEYTRKIASYKEGVFHGPLTTFNEQGKIISIREYVNGKVSGRVVSTGLFKTKTCECEYRNQKPFNGEECKGYDVYEYVDGLLVKLTSYNSENEDEKIEIQLFQDKEKTKKLVNLNGETYELLYKNGKAYSGQDYDRISGSLTTFKNGTKEGPFRISKKYKGYIATGNYNQGVYEGKIEFENLQSKTSTFCMYQNGKPIDGTAIYKDTIISYKNGLKHGLEMPMQAYGAYNSPFDSISRNYVDGKLHGQIKYFEESTLIAEGLYNNNKPFTGVFYEYSGGTNYTRNTYNEGEQLKEEYISQKFKANYEYKDSKLQQGKFYYNEDLIAEGSYKNGIPFEGSFASLEKIDKNYFPEKYTLTSYKKGKKNGEETVVNFKENSIEKVIQYKNGKILSQIIFLPFKDKNSLVGTYKNNMPFSGDFLTTLAINLPDTETKSSYQSVSHYENGKKSGMEYYTTMGSNMQVVLDSVSYKNGKPFQGNLIEIYHSDTLEHLYENGSLIQTNIFTWGLSKKPDAIVRYTNEGYKTTNEQSSNNTTNYSSEVTYINTDSSAGTAIITGYGNELGRFSFSKKGISDASFSFKEYGTNVTIESISLNKINLVFDLENMLIKFESTLKPAHIIKPSDVQDWLRLFYFGDGPASFYLDGEETPIATCMYKEGREHNGVTTNINKNGSYNFNLYKKGKLVEDQKNITKQQLVQLIKTKH, from the coding sequence ATGAACATTAAAAATCAATTCTTACTATTACTTGTCTTTTGTAGCATTACCAACCTTATAGCGCAAAAGGATACGCTCTACTTCAATTTGAAATGGAATAAAACAGACAAAAGCAATGCTGCCTTTTTTCGCCTTGTACCGTTAGAAAAAAAGGGCGATTTATATAATGTAAAAGACTATTATATAAACGGTAATCTGCAAATGCAGGGCTACTGGTCTAATTTGGAAAAAGAGACCTTGCATGGCAAAATAACCTGGTATTTTGAAGACGGCACAAAGTCTATTGAATCAGTTTATAATAATGGTCTATTAGATGGAACAAATACCATTTATAAAAAAGGAGGTCAGGTAAGCTCTAGAGGCGTCTACAAGAACAACAAGCCTTATTCAGGTAGTTTTATCGTTTACCGATTATTACAAACCTACGCCAATGGAATATTAAATGGCGAAGAAATAAGTTATGCTGAAAATGGCAAAATAGCCACTAGAGGAATTAATAAAAACGGTAAACGATTTAGTGGAGAATTTGCCAATACACAAACAGAAAAAACCACGTACACAGACGGAAAAAATGACGGTTTCACCACAGCATACTATGATTTAAATTTTAGTCAAAAAAAGCAGAAGTATGCTATTAGCAATGGTTTAAAAGAAGGCGAAGAAATTTCCTATTACGAAGACGGTAAAGAAAAAGCTAGAGGTATAAATAAGGCGGGGATGTCATATAACGGTTCATTTTACAATGAATATACGCGCAAAATCGCCTCATATAAAGAAGGCGTTTTTCATGGTCCGCTCACCACCTTCAATGAACAAGGAAAAATAATTTCCATACGTGAATATGTTAATGGTAAGGTTTCAGGCAGGGTTGTAAGTACGGGGCTTTTTAAAACCAAAACATGTGAATGTGAGTATAGAAATCAAAAACCTTTCAACGGTGAAGAATGCAAAGGTTATGACGTTTATGAGTATGTAGATGGTCTATTGGTAAAGCTAACCTCCTACAATTCTGAAAATGAAGATGAAAAAATAGAAATTCAGTTGTTTCAGGATAAAGAGAAAACTAAAAAACTCGTTAACCTAAACGGAGAAACATACGAGCTACTTTATAAAAATGGCAAGGCATATTCTGGTCAAGATTATGATCGTATATCGGGTAGTTTAACCACTTTTAAAAATGGCACAAAAGAAGGTCCTTTTCGAATTAGTAAGAAATATAAGGGCTATATAGCAACTGGTAATTATAACCAAGGCGTTTACGAAGGAAAAATAGAATTTGAAAATTTACAAAGTAAGACAAGTACATTTTGTATGTACCAAAATGGAAAACCAATTGATGGCACCGCAATTTACAAAGACACCATTATATCTTATAAAAATGGACTAAAACATGGTCTAGAAATGCCTATGCAAGCTTACGGTGCTTATAATTCACCTTTTGATAGTATTAGTAGAAACTATGTAGATGGTAAGCTACATGGTCAAATTAAATACTTTGAAGAAAGTACATTAATAGCAGAAGGACTGTACAATAACAACAAACCTTTTACCGGAGTATTTTATGAGTATTCTGGCGGCACTAATTATACCCGCAACACCTACAACGAAGGCGAACAATTAAAAGAGGAATACATCTCTCAGAAATTTAAAGCTAACTACGAATATAAAGACAGTAAACTTCAGCAAGGAAAATTCTATTACAATGAAGATTTAATTGCTGAGGGCAGCTATAAAAACGGCATTCCGTTTGAAGGTAGTTTTGCATCTCTAGAAAAAATCGACAAAAACTATTTCCCTGAGAAGTACACACTTACTAGCTATAAAAAAGGCAAGAAAAATGGAGAAGAAACTGTGGTTAATTTCAAAGAGAATTCAATAGAAAAAGTGATTCAATATAAAAATGGAAAAATCCTAAGCCAAATTATTTTTCTCCCTTTCAAAGACAAAAACAGTCTTGTAGGTACCTATAAAAACAACATGCCTTTTTCAGGAGATTTTTTAACGACCCTAGCTATTAACCTACCTGATACAGAAACGAAAAGTAGCTATCAATCTGTAAGTCATTATGAAAACGGTAAAAAATCGGGCATGGAATACTATACTACCATGGGTTCTAATATGCAGGTAGTTTTAGATAGTGTAAGCTATAAAAACGGAAAACCATTTCAAGGCAATCTAATTGAAATATACCATAGCGATACCCTAGAACACCTTTATGAAAATGGAAGTTTAATACAGACCAATATTTTTACATGGGGTCTTAGTAAAAAACCAGATGCAATAGTTAGGTATACCAATGAAGGCTATAAAACTACTAATGAACAATCTTCTAATAACACGACCAATTATTCTAGTGAAGTAACTTATATAAATACCGATTCTAGTGCAGGAACCGCAATTATTACCGGCTATGGAAATGAATTGGGAAGATTTTCATTTTCAAAAAAAGGAATTTCTGATGCTTCATTTTCATTTAAGGAATATGGCACAAACGTTACCATAGAAAGTATTTCTTTGAATAAAATAAATCTAGTTTTTGACTTAGAAAATATGCTGATTAAGTTTGAAAGTACACTTAAACCTGCGCATATTATAAAACCTAGTGATGTTCAAGACTGGCTTCGACTATTTTATTTTGGTGATGGTCCGGCAAGTTTTTATTTAGATGGTGAAGAAACTCCTATTGCCACATGTATGTATAAAGAAGGCAGAGAGCACAACGGTGTTACAACTAATATAAACAAAAATGGCAGCTATAACTTTAACTTGTATAAGAAAGGTAAATTGGTTGAAGATCAAAAAAATATAACCAAACAGCAATTAGTACAACTAATTAAAACCAAACATTAA
- a CDS encoding DKNYY domain-containing protein, translated as MKPYKLILMVLLLVSCSDADETYYEISGDEVLYHSVYRLGQEYYTKTHTSIEVVEGADAKTFQQLTKYYGIDKLSVFNETKKLIKRDPATFKVIKRYVTADKYGVYYDNNIIPNSHGPSFRFLNDKYAVDDNQVYYNPSDPNSILHGIDKNSFSVLGDDYSEYAKDKKQVFYKGKSIDDADVNSFSILKNDFSKDGTSIFFKREKIKEADYNSFQILSYEEVKEYEYKFEAQDHNNLYSGNGSSIRITKKTEVTNEH; from the coding sequence ATGAAACCATATAAACTTATTTTAATGGTGTTATTATTAGTTTCTTGCTCAGATGCTGACGAAACCTATTACGAGATAAGCGGAGATGAAGTACTATACCATTCCGTTTATAGACTTGGACAGGAATACTACACAAAAACGCATACTTCCATTGAAGTTGTAGAAGGGGCAGATGCAAAAACCTTTCAGCAATTAACGAAATATTACGGCATAGATAAATTGAGTGTTTTTAACGAAACTAAAAAACTGATTAAACGAGACCCAGCTACCTTTAAGGTTATAAAAAGATACGTTACGGCTGATAAATATGGTGTGTATTATGACAATAATATTATTCCAAACAGTCATGGTCCAAGCTTTAGGTTTTTAAACGACAAATATGCTGTAGACGATAATCAAGTATATTACAATCCTTCTGACCCTAACAGCATTTTACATGGTATTGACAAAAATTCTTTTTCGGTTTTAGGTGATGATTACAGCGAGTATGCTAAAGATAAAAAACAGGTATTCTATAAGGGGAAATCAATCGATGACGCCGATGTTAATTCATTTAGCATTTTAAAAAATGATTTTTCTAAAGATGGAACATCTATATTCTTTAAAAGGGAAAAAATTAAAGAAGCCGACTATAATTCGTTTCAAATTTTAAGTTACGAAGAGGTAAAAGAATACGAATACAAATTCGAGGCGCAAGACCACAACAATCTTTATAGTGGCAACGGTAGTAGTATCAGAATAACCAAGAAAACCGAAGTAACAAATGAACATTAA
- a CDS encoding DKNYY domain-containing protein: MNLRDPHTFKVISEFITIDKLGVYLQNKLIPNSDGLSFKLLDGGYAVDNNQVYYIPTNFYTVLKEADKETFEIITSSFVSYAKDKNQVYCNEHIIERADPYSFKILDNLNGYSKDKNHVYHHYAIMKDTDVNSFQLLKYDLAKDNKSIFYRGLPVKEVDYESFKMIEGNSGYDGEDKNNYYRSGGGTHDDGSLGIWSKEKEKWLKREF, translated from the coding sequence ATGAATCTGAGGGACCCACATACTTTTAAGGTTATTAGTGAATTTATAACGATAGATAAATTGGGGGTTTATCTTCAAAATAAACTAATACCAAATAGTGATGGTTTAAGTTTTAAATTACTTGATGGTGGGTATGCTGTAGATAATAATCAAGTATATTATATTCCCACTAATTTTTATACCGTTTTAAAAGAGGCTGATAAAGAAACATTTGAAATCATTACTTCTAGTTTTGTTTCTTATGCAAAAGATAAAAATCAGGTGTATTGTAATGAGCATATTATTGAAAGAGCCGACCCCTATTCATTTAAAATACTTGATAATTTGAATGGATATTCAAAAGATAAAAATCATGTATATCATCATTATGCTATTATGAAAGATACAGATGTAAATTCTTTTCAACTTTTAAAGTATGACTTAGCAAAAGACAACAAATCTATTTTCTATCGAGGTCTACCAGTTAAAGAAGTTGATTATGAATCCTTTAAAATGATTGAAGGCAATTCTGGCTATGATGGCGAAGACAAAAACAATTATTATAGATCTGGTGGTGGTACGCATGATGATGGTAGCTTAGGAATTTGGTCTAAAGAAAAAGAAAAATGGTTAAAAAGAGAATTTTAA
- a CDS encoding WD40/YVTN/BNR-like repeat-containing protein: MKILQSLILLFIVVLNSCKGQNNQEEKPLTGFNKVEQVLDNEFITKNTITQKGTNFLNATTNQEVSVLHHIEKTGFHMYNGLAFKNKNVGIIVGGAGLITRITKDGGKTWLENRFSRFGNPFYSVAFSGDNIFVIGDSEYIFTTPDFGKNWSVFNTKELFEKRGRISPKYYKTRFVNDKIGFIVGSGYISGEENSISVILKTVDAGKTWATIEHMGLGKETEGISDFVALSEKEIIVVTFSGRSYKSTDGGMNWQLLFETDGEDFVNLNSIAFLNQNIGLIGGLNGDLFYTDNSGNDWRKIDMPKDGDGYKANISDIIFTKESALITTSISSDYYRDTFVYQLNIDGTNCRPFLTSDNEDVLFTGESFGIQATADEVLILDRDNLYKTAIQHKVK; the protein is encoded by the coding sequence ATGAAAATATTACAATCCTTAATATTACTTTTTATAGTTGTTCTAAACTCCTGCAAAGGGCAAAACAACCAAGAAGAAAAGCCACTTACCGGCTTTAATAAGGTAGAACAAGTTTTAGATAATGAGTTTATAACCAAAAACACCATTACCCAAAAAGGAACAAACTTTTTAAATGCTACTACCAATCAAGAAGTTTCTGTTTTACATCATATAGAAAAAACAGGGTTTCATATGTATAATGGCTTAGCGTTCAAAAACAAAAATGTTGGGATTATTGTTGGCGGTGCTGGTTTAATAACCAGAATCACAAAAGATGGTGGTAAAACCTGGCTAGAAAATCGATTTTCTAGATTTGGCAATCCGTTTTATTCAGTAGCATTTTCCGGTGATAACATATTTGTAATTGGTGATAGTGAATACATTTTCACTACTCCAGATTTTGGAAAAAACTGGAGTGTATTTAATACCAAAGAACTATTTGAAAAAAGAGGACGTATTTCTCCCAAATACTACAAAACACGTTTTGTTAATGACAAAATTGGTTTTATAGTAGGCTCTGGGTATATAAGTGGAGAAGAGAATAGCATTTCAGTTATTCTTAAAACCGTAGATGCTGGCAAAACCTGGGCTACTATTGAACATATGGGCTTAGGAAAAGAAACTGAAGGAATTTCAGACTTTGTTGCCCTTTCAGAAAAAGAAATTATTGTAGTGACTTTTTCAGGCAGAAGTTACAAAAGTACTGACGGTGGTATGAATTGGCAACTACTATTTGAGACGGACGGTGAAGATTTTGTAAACCTCAATTCTATTGCTTTCTTAAACCAAAACATTGGGTTAATAGGTGGTTTAAATGGAGACTTATTCTACACCGATAATAGCGGTAATGATTGGCGTAAAATTGATATGCCAAAAGATGGAGATGGGTACAAAGCGAATATTTCTGATATTATTTTTACTAAAGAATCTGCCTTAATTACCACAAGTATATCTTCTGATTATTACAGAGACACCTTTGTATACCAGCTAAATATTGATGGCACCAATTGTAGACCCTTCTTGACTTCCGATAATGAAGATGTTCTATTTACAGGAGAATCATTCGGCATTCAAGCTACAGCAGATGAAGTGCTTATTTTAGATAGAGATAATTTGTATAAAACAGCAATTCAACATAAAGTAAAATAG
- a CDS encoding NADase-type glycan-binding domain-containing protein, producing MDQHLFPKETYTRNQWNAFRDKCDEIGFSQAKKDPFSIVSGNDWTDESYNIQKLDKHMPFCSVSSALSTLKDNIYNQTSISDLSYATAWVEGVKGDGIGQYVEFNFPAQHPRITAIKIANGYVKDKTTWQNNSRVKQLKVCVNNKEFAILNLKDVYAEQTFKIPTIGYEITYRGLNKDGTSWYSYKDANGEIFKSYNKEITTGDTIRFEIMSVYKGDKYDDTAITEIYFDGLDMY from the coding sequence TTGGACCAACACTTATTTCCAAAAGAAACTTATACCCGGAACCAATGGAATGCTTTTAGAGACAAATGTGACGAAATAGGCTTTAGTCAAGCAAAAAAAGATCCTTTTAGTATAGTATCCGGTAATGATTGGACAGATGAAAGCTACAACATTCAAAAGCTTGATAAACATATGCCATTTTGTAGCGTTTCTTCTGCTCTAAGTACACTGAAAGACAACATTTACAATCAAACTAGTATAAGTGATTTAAGCTATGCCACTGCTTGGGTAGAAGGTGTCAAAGGAGATGGAATTGGTCAATATGTTGAGTTTAACTTTCCTGCGCAACATCCGCGTATTACAGCCATTAAGATTGCTAACGGTTATGTAAAAGACAAAACTACTTGGCAAAATAACTCCCGTGTAAAGCAATTAAAAGTATGTGTCAATAATAAAGAATTTGCCATTTTAAATCTGAAAGATGTGTATGCAGAACAGACTTTTAAAATACCGACCATTGGTTATGAAATAACATACAGAGGTTTAAATAAAGATGGAACAAGTTGGTATAGCTATAAAGATGCGAATGGTGAGATATTTAAATCATATAATAAAGAAATAACAACCGGAGATACCATCAGGTTTGAGATTATGAGTGTGTATAAAGGCGATAAATATGACGACACCGCTATAACAGAAATTTACTTTGATGGCTTAGATATGTATTAA